The sequence CGGGGACAGGGCACCTAGATTCGCTGACCATGACAGACGAGCATCACACGCGAGAGCACCAGGGCCCCGCGGGGCAGACGCATGAGGCCACAGCAGGCGGGGGCGGTTCACACCGGCCCCTGTCCGGACAGGTGGCCCTGGTCACGGGCTGTGGGAAGCCGGACGGGATGGGGCAGGGGATCGCCGGGGCGCTGGCCTCCCGGGGCGCATCGCTCGTCATCACGGACCGCGAGCCCCGTGGCATCGCCAACGACCGCCAGCGGAAGCTCGGGCAGATCCCGCCCAGTGGCCTGGATGAGTTCGCAGAGCGCCTGCGGCGGGATGGCGTCCACGTGGTCACCGCACTGGGGGACATCTCTCAGCGGGCCGACGTCGCCCGGATCATGGAGACGGTACAGGACCGCTTCGGACGCCTCGACATCCTGGTCAACAACGCCGCCGCACCGCAGGGGGAGGACCGGCGGGACATCGAGGAGGTGCCAGATGAGGCCTTCGACCTGCTGATCGACGTCAACGTGCGCGGCACCTACGCCATGTGCCGCGCGGCCGTGCCACTGATGCGGTCATCGCGCTATGGGCGGATCGTCAGCATCTCCTCCATGGCCGGGCTGACCGCCGCGCCCTTCTCCGTGGCCTACTCCGCCTCCAAGGCGGCCGTGATCGGGATGACGCGGGCCCTGTCGATGGATCTCGGCCCGTGGGGCATCACCGTCAATGCGGTGTGCCCGGGCCTGGTGGCCACCAGCCGTGCCATCCTGGACCCGTCCGCGGACCTCGACGTGGACTCGACTCTCGCCCAGCGCGGGCGGAACATCCCGGTCGGCCGGGTCGGGCAGCCGCAGGACATCGGCGAGGTCGTGTCCTTCCTGGCCTCGCCAGGGGCTGGCTACATCACCGGACAGGCCATCCCGATCGATGGCGGTGGCATGACCGCCTTCCCCCTGCGTCAGCCGCCCTCCGGTGCTGGAGCCGAGGCTGATGCCGGTGCTTGAGGTCAACGCGTGGGTTCGAAGACCGGGGCGGGAGGCCGGCTCGCCTCGTCATAGACGGGTGAGGACAGCAGGAACGGGATGGCAGCCTTCCGCTCCTCGTCCAGCGGCTCATCCGGGAAGGACTCCTCGATCGCGCGGTGGCGTTGCACCACCCCGGCCTTGAACTCGGGGTGCGTGAGGATGAACATGTCACCACGGCGGACCCCCTCCAGGACCCTCTCGCCGGCCTCCTCCGCACTCATGTACGGCTGTGTCAGCTGGAACGCGGTGGCCTCCGGGCCGGGGGCGGTGTAGCCGGAGGCGCCGTACTCGGCCGGCCGTTGGGCCACCGAGGAGGCGATGTTCGAATGAGTGGGCCCGGGGCAATAGGCCGAGACGCCGATGCCCTCGGCCAGCAACTCGATGTGCAGGGCCTCGGAGAGGGCGATGATCGCGGCCTTGGACATCGAGTAGAGGCCGGCCACCACCGGCATGAGCCCTGCCATGGAGGAGGTGTTCACGATGTGCCCGCCGTGGCCGTGCCGGCGGAGGGCCGGCAGGAAGGCCTGGAGGCCGTGGGCCACTCCCTTGATGTTCACGTCGATCAGCCAGTCCCAGTCGGCGGGCGTGGCATCAGAGACGGCGCCGGTCAGGCCGATCCCGGCATTGTTGACCAGCAGGTCCACGCGGCCCTGTTCGGCCTCGATGCGCTGAGCCGCCTGCTGCATGGCGGCCAGGTCGGTCACGTCCACCTGAAGGGTGGCGACCTCGAGCCCCCGAGCGGAGAACTCGGTCTGGGTCTCGGCCAGGTGATCCGTGCTGCGTCCGGTGACGTAGACGGTCATGCCCGCACGGGCGCAGGCGAGGGCGATGCCGCGGCCGATGCCGCTGCTGCCGCCGGTGATGACGGCAACGCGACCGGTGAGTTCGTGCATGGGGAGTTCCTCTCGATGGTGCCGGAGGTGCCGGCGGGTGATTCAGGGGGTGGACGGGGAGCCGGACTCGGTGACGGCGCCGGGCAGGCCCAGCAGCCGGGCGGCGTTCTCCCGCAGGATCAGCGGACGCACCGAATCCCGGATCGGCAGCTTCTCGAAGGCCTCCATCCACCGCTCCGGGGTGATGACCGGGAAGTCCGAGCCGAAGAGCACCTTGTGCTTGAGCAGGGTGTCCGCGTACTGCACCAGCTGCGGCGGGAAGTACTTGGGTGACCAGCCGGAGAGGTCGATGTAGACGCGCGGCTTGTGGAGGGCGATGGAGAGTGCCTCGTCCTGCCACGGAAAGGACGGGTGGGCCATGATGATGTCCATGTCCGGGAAGTCCGCCGCGACGTCGTCAATGGCCAGCGGGTGGGAGTACTTCAGCCTTACCCCGCCCCCGCCGCGTGAACCGGCGCCCACCCCGGTCTGGCCCGTGTGGAACAGCGAGATCAGGCCGAACTCCTCGATGACCTCGTACAGGGGATAGGCCGACCGGTCGTCGGGGTAGAACCCCTGGACACCGGGATGGAACTTGAAGCCTCGCACGCCGTAGTCGCGGGCGAGGATCCGTGCCTCCCTCACGCCGGCCGCGCCCCGGGCCGGATCGATGCTGGCGAACGGCACCAGCACGTCCGCATGCTCGGCGGCCAGCTCGGCGATCTCGCGGTTCCCCGGTACCGGTTCGTCGCCGGTGGCGGAGATCGAGTCCACGGTGAAGACGACGGCGGCCATCCGGCGCTCGCGGTAGTAGGCGGCGAGCGCGGGGACCGTGTGCCCGTGCATCGTGCCGATCCCGAAGTACTCGCCCATCTGTTCGCCGGACTCGACCGGGCCGGCGTCGTCCTTCACCGAACGGTGGGCGTGGACGTGGACATCGATGGCGGCCAGGTCCTGCCACTGCTGCAGGGACGGCGCACTGGCGGCTTGCCCAGACCCGGTGCTCATGCTGGGGCCGCCTCGACGTAGTGGGCCGCGGTCCGCAACCGGACGTCCTCGGGGGTGACACCGGGCGCGCACTCCACGAGCGTCAGCACCCCGTCCATCACGTGGAAGACCGCCAGGTCCGTATAGACGCGGGTGACGACGCCCCGGCCGGTCAGCGGGAAGGTGCACTCGGGCACGAGCTTGGGCTGGCCCTTGCGGTCCACGTGCTCCATGCAGACCCAGACCTGCGGGGTGCCGGCCACGAGGTCCATGGCTCCGCCCACGGCGGGGTTGCGCCCCGGGACGTACCAATTGGCCAGGTCGCCGGCCTCGGACACCTGCAGTGCTCCCAGGATGGTCACGTCCAGGTGGCCGCCGCGGATGATCGCGAAGGACATGGCCGAGTCCACGATGGCCCCGCCGGGGATCATGCTGGTCGGCTGCTTCCCGGCGTTGGTCAGGTCCGGGTCCTCGGTGCCGGGCTCAGGTGCCGGGCCGAGCCCCAGGATTCCGTTCTCGGACTGGAGGAAGACCTCCCGGTCCGCGGGGATGTGCTGGGGCACCGCCAGGGGGATGCCCACCCCGAGGTTGACGGTGTAGCCGTCCACCAGGTCCGCGGCCAGGCGCTGGGCGATCTCGTCCCGCGTGCGCCCGGTGACCCGGGGGGATTCGGTTCTGGTCATGGACATGGTCAGCCCTTCTGGAGCGAGGCGGCCCGCCGGGGCAGGTCCGCCGGGATGGGTGCTGCAGTCATCACCACGTGGTCCACGAAGACCCCGGGGAGGTGGATGTCGTCAGGGTCCAGCGACCCGGTGTCCACCAGCCGTTCGACCTCCACGAAGGTCGTCCGCCCGGACATGGCTGCCAGCGGATTGAAGTTCCGGGCGGAGAGGTGGAAGCGGAGGTTGCCCTTGGGATCGGCCTGCTGCGCCTTGACGAGGCCGAAGTCCGCCTTGATGCCGTACTCGAGGACGTGGGCACGCCCGTCGAACACCCGTTCCTCCTTGGCTGGCAGCAGGTCGCCCGGGGTCCCCCCGGAATAGGAGGCCGGGAACGTCCCGTCCGAGAGCATGGTCTCCGCACCGGAGGGCGTGAAGAAGGCGGCGATCCCGGCGCCACCGGCCCGCATGCGCTCCGCCAGGGTGCCCTGCGGGATCAGCTCCAGCTCCACGCGGCCCGCGAAGTACTCGTCGTAAAACTCTGGCAGCACGGGAAAGGACCCGGTCAGTCGGCGGACCCGGCCCTCCATGACGAGCCGGCCGATGCCCGTGAAGTCGTCGCCCACGTTGTTGACGTAGAGGTGCAGGTCCTTCTTGCCGAGGTCGGACAGGGCGTTGAGCAGGGCATCCGGACGGCCGGAACTGCCGAAGCCGCCGACGGCGATCGAGGCACCGTCCCAGACAGCATCCAGGTGCTCGTGGAGATCGGTGCGGAACTTGTTCATCACGGTGCGTCCTACTTCTCTGCTGGTTCTCGAGAGGGGAGGCCGGGTCTGGAGCCGGCAGGTGGTGGCATCGACCGGTGATGGTCCGGTCATGCAGTAGTCAATCCCCACTGGCCCCTGGGAGCACCCGGGTTTCCACGCCGTAGAAGACGGAGCCTCGGCGGACTTCCACTGACGGTGATTGTGATGCTGATCACGGTGAATCCTTCCATGCGGCGGAAAGCCCGTGGCAGCGCGCCGGCGGACGGAGCACCGTGGAGGCAGCTGCACCACCGGCATCTGAATCCGGTGATGCGCCCACCTCACCGCCGGCGCCTCGTCCTCGGCGCCACCTGCCAGAAAGGGTCCCCCTGAGCATGAAGACTCGTGCGGTCGTATGCCGCGAACCCGGAACGCCCTGGGAAGTCACCGAACTCGACCTCGACGAGCCGAAGGCCAACGAGGTCCGCATCAAGATGATGGCCGCGGGAATGTGCCACTCGGACGACCACATCCAGAAGGGGGATGCCGCCATGCGCATGCCCGTGGTGGGCGGGCATGAAGGTGCCGGCATCATCGATGCGGTGGGCGAGGGCGTGACCCGCGTGCAGGTGGGAGATCACGTGGTGTGCTCCTTCATCCCGGCCTGTGGATCCTGCCGCTACTGCTCCACCGGTCACCAGAACCTGTGTGATTCCGGGAAGAACGCCGCCACCGGCGAATTCCCGGACGGCACCTTCCGCTTCCACCAGGACGGCGTGGACTTCGGCGGCCTCTGCGTGCTGGGGACCTTCTCCCAGCACACGGTGGTCTCCGAGTACTCCGTGATCCCGAT comes from Citricoccus muralis and encodes:
- a CDS encoding SDR family NAD(P)-dependent oxidoreductase; amino-acid sequence: MTDEHHTREHQGPAGQTHEATAGGGGSHRPLSGQVALVTGCGKPDGMGQGIAGALASRGASLVITDREPRGIANDRQRKLGQIPPSGLDEFAERLRRDGVHVVTALGDISQRADVARIMETVQDRFGRLDILVNNAAAPQGEDRRDIEEVPDEAFDLLIDVNVRGTYAMCRAAVPLMRSSRYGRIVSISSMAGLTAAPFSVAYSASKAAVIGMTRALSMDLGPWGITVNAVCPGLVATSRAILDPSADLDVDSTLAQRGRNIPVGRVGQPQDIGEVVSFLASPGAGYITGQAIPIDGGGMTAFPLRQPPSGAGAEADAGA
- a CDS encoding SDR family NAD(P)-dependent oxidoreductase; its protein translation is MHELTGRVAVITGGSSGIGRGIALACARAGMTVYVTGRSTDHLAETQTEFSARGLEVATLQVDVTDLAAMQQAAQRIEAEQGRVDLLVNNAGIGLTGAVSDATPADWDWLIDVNIKGVAHGLQAFLPALRRHGHGGHIVNTSSMAGLMPVVAGLYSMSKAAIIALSEALHIELLAEGIGVSAYCPGPTHSNIASSVAQRPAEYGASGYTAPGPEATAFQLTQPYMSAEEAGERVLEGVRRGDMFILTHPEFKAGVVQRHRAIEESFPDEPLDEERKAAIPFLLSSPVYDEASRPPAPVFEPTR
- a CDS encoding amidohydrolase family protein encodes the protein MSTGSGQAASAPSLQQWQDLAAIDVHVHAHRSVKDDAGPVESGEQMGEYFGIGTMHGHTVPALAAYYRERRMAAVVFTVDSISATGDEPVPGNREIAELAAEHADVLVPFASIDPARGAAGVREARILARDYGVRGFKFHPGVQGFYPDDRSAYPLYEVIEEFGLISLFHTGQTGVGAGSRGGGGVRLKYSHPLAIDDVAADFPDMDIIMAHPSFPWQDEALSIALHKPRVYIDLSGWSPKYFPPQLVQYADTLLKHKVLFGSDFPVITPERWMEAFEKLPIRDSVRPLILRENAARLLGLPGAVTESGSPSTP
- a CDS encoding 3-oxoacid CoA-transferase subunit B produces the protein MTRTESPRVTGRTRDEIAQRLAADLVDGYTVNLGVGIPLAVPQHIPADREVFLQSENGILGLGPAPEPGTEDPDLTNAGKQPTSMIPGGAIVDSAMSFAIIRGGHLDVTILGALQVSEAGDLANWYVPGRNPAVGGAMDLVAGTPQVWVCMEHVDRKGQPKLVPECTFPLTGRGVVTRVYTDLAVFHVMDGVLTLVECAPGVTPEDVRLRTAAHYVEAAPA
- a CDS encoding CoA transferase subunit A, translated to MNKFRTDLHEHLDAVWDGASIAVGGFGSSGRPDALLNALSDLGKKDLHLYVNNVGDDFTGIGRLVMEGRVRRLTGSFPVLPEFYDEYFAGRVELELIPQGTLAERMRAGGAGIAAFFTPSGAETMLSDGTFPASYSGGTPGDLLPAKEERVFDGRAHVLEYGIKADFGLVKAQQADPKGNLRFHLSARNFNPLAAMSGRTTFVEVERLVDTGSLDPDDIHLPGVFVDHVVMTAAPIPADLPRRAASLQKG